In Kryptolebias marmoratus isolate JLee-2015 linkage group LG22, ASM164957v2, whole genome shotgun sequence, a single window of DNA contains:
- the si:ch211-125o16.4 gene encoding neuroblast differentiation-associated protein AHNAK isoform X2: MRLPKVDANVKTPDADISGPSGKIKWPTFKKPKMSASRPKVDGPDVDLNADVSAPDLNLSAPKIDGELNTPDVNLKVPKADLDGPEINTGKPKWFTFKKPKFGTLKAPKADIDADVKVPDVDLKGPEVDLNAPDVNLSAPKIDGGLDANFNTDVSAPNLNLSAPKIDGELNTPDVNLKVPKADLDGPEINVEKPKWFTFKKPKFGTLKAPKADIDADVKVPDVDLKGPEVDLNAPDVNLSAPTIDGKVKTPGLNMTTPDIKGPNVELNGPDLDLDPFDAKMKSPKFKFPNLKGPKVKEPDLDANIKVPDVNASLDGVNLKAPKFEGGLDAPDLDINLPKANADIKTPELDAPSEKLKLPKFKMPKFDLSGPKVKGPDLDVDADLNTPGLDLSLPDVDAKLPKANLTTPDVKLDAPDLDLSVPKIEGDLSKPYLDLNTNLKKDVNLSAPKTNMVLPNISASTQKLKTPDLNVNLPTADVKAPGLDLPNGDLSWSSPKVNGNLSAPKLNASFPKADLKAPDGQLKSPDLDLDPHLGDFKMPHFKVPALDLSVPNGDVSSLHASGEAGIKAPKIKTDANISVPAAELNAPKLEGAAQGPNIDVAAPDVDGNFKLPKFGFLGSKQKPEEVTASADLEDDDDAEINVPTFKLHRMPRRSIDGLQDTADIFDLAKLGIEEKDLLVSKGIRLPILNTTAKPGNKIDIMERLKLAKEKAANSPCLDVSASVEGGDSSMVRGGTFKIEKPKSSLGLVAPEALDESKKLSQGLANMLGLNNDDPDAV; encoded by the coding sequence ATGAGATTACCCAAAGTTGATGCCAATGTTAAAACACCAGATGCTGACATTTCTGGTCCGTCTGGGAAGATCAAATGGCCCACTTTTAAAAAGCCTAAGATGTCAGCCTCTAGACCTAAGGTAGATGGTCCAGATGTTGACTTAAATGCTGATGTTTCAGCCCCTGACTTGAATCTGTCAGCTCCAAAGATTGATGGTGAGCTAAACACACCAGATGTTAACTTAAAAGTACCAAAAGCAGATCTTGATGGGCCAGAAATAAATACTGGAAAACCCAAATGGTTCACCTTCAAGAAACCCAAATTTGGCACATTGAAAGCACCAAAGGCTGACATTGATGCTGATGTCAAAGTACCAGATGTAGACCTCAAAGGGCCAGAGGTGGATCTGAATGCACCAGATGTTAATCTTTCGGCACCAAAAATTGATGGTGGTCTAGATGCTAACTTCAATACTGATGTTTCAGCCCCTAACTTGAATCTGTCAGCTCCAAAGATTGATGGTGAGCTAAACACACCAGATGTTAACTTAAAAGTACCAAAAGCAGATCTTGATGGGccagaaataaatgttgaaaaacCCAAATGGTTCACCTTCAAGAAACCCAAATTTGGCACATTGAAAGCACCAAAGGCTGACATTGATGCTGATGTCAAAGTACCAGATGTAGACCTCAAAGGGCCAGAGGTGGATCTGAATGCACCAGACGTTAATCTTTCGGCACCAACAATTGATGGCAAGGTCAAGACTCCAGGCCTCAACATGACAACACCTGATATCAAAGGACCAAATGTTGAACTTAATGGTCCAGATCTTGATCTTGACCCATTTGATGCAAAGATGAAGTCACCTAAATTTAAATTTCCTAACCTAAAAGGGCCAAAAGTGAAGGAACCGGACCTAGATGCTAATATTAAAGTACCAGATGTAAATGCCAGTCTTGATGGTGTAAATCTAAAAGCACCAAAATTTGAGGGTGGTCTTGATGCACCAGACCTTGACATCAATTTACCAAAAGCTAACGCAGACATTAAAACTCCAGAACTGGATGCCCCATCTGAAAAACTTAAGCTACCCAAATTtaaaatgccaaagtttgaTCTCTCAGGACCAAAAGTAAAAGGACCTGATCTTGATGTGGATGCTGACCTGAACACTCCAGGGCTAGATCTGTCTCTTCCAGATGTAGATGCAAAGCTGCCCAAAGCAAATCTTACAACGCCTGATGTGAAGCTTGACGCACCAGATCTAGATCTATCAGTTCCCAAAATTGAAGGAGATCTCAGTAAACCATATCTGGATTTAAACACCAATCTGAAAAAAGATGTTAATCTTTCAGCCCCCAAAACTAACATGGTCTTACCAAATATCAGTGCTTCCACTCAAAAGCTTAAAACTCCAGACTTAAATGTTAACTTGCCTACAGCTGATGTAAAGGCACCTGGTTTGGATCTACCAAATGGCGATCTTAGCTGGTCTTCACCAAAAGTTAATGGAAACCTCTCAGCACCAAAGTTAAATGCCAGTTTCCCAAAAGCTGACCTGAAGGCACCCGATGGGCAGTTAAAGTCACCAGATCTAGATTTAGATCCCCACCTTGGCGACTTTAAAATGCCTCACTTCAAGGTCCCAGCACTCGATCTTTCAGTTCCTAATGGAGATGTTTCCAGCCTTCATGCCTCAGGTGAAGCTGGAATCAAGGCACCCAAAATCAAAACTGATGCCAACATTTctgttcctgcagcagaactgaATGCACCAAAGTTAGAGGGAGCTGCCCAAGGACCCAACATTGACGTTGCAGCTCCAGATGTAGATGGCAATTTCAAGTTGCCGAAATTCGGCTTTTTAGGGTCCAAACAGAAACCGGAAGAGGTTACTGCGAGTGCAGATCTTGAGGACGACGATGATGCCGAGATAAATGTCCCAACATTCAAATTGCATAGAATGCCCAGACGCTCCATTGATGGCCTTCAAGACACCGCTGATATTTTTGACTTGGCAAAACTTGGCATTGAGGAAAAGGATTTACTTGTCAGCAAAGGGATCCGACTACCAATACTTAATACAACTGCAAAACCAGGGAACAAGATTGACATCATGGAGAGATTGAAATTGGCAAAGGAAAAAGCAGCTAATTCCCCATGCTTGGATGTCAGTGCCTCTGTAGAAGGAGGAGATTCCTCTATGGTCAGAGGAGGAACTTTCAAAATAGAGAAGCCAAAGTCGTCACTGGGCCTCGTAGCTCCAGAAGCTTTAGATGAAAGTAAGAAACTGTCCCAGGGTCTCGCCAACATGCTTGGTCTTAACAACGATGATCCAGATGCTGTCTGA
- the si:ch211-125o16.4 gene encoding neuroblast differentiation-associated protein AHNAK isoform X1 encodes MEIMSGEGQSASVSGNLALDGSANGLSIKGNADESIAAKAGLQAEEDIVAATINLHDLDQNEVHTILEALKPYENNLKIVTKKDLNASAGLGSLGLGLKDSAGMLHKDFSLDSSAGAPTVSLNGLSGDLDAEHGLGGRIRAPTINGDVPNLSLNKPSAGAKVTMPSTGLTGPGMNADIGGSLQAPNASVSTPQIKTPNASLDIEKPSLKGHKYNAPKFSMPHFNLPSIKTPKTEMDLSGDVAVPSVSGNVEAPNLNLSAPKLDLKSPDLDLNGPKMDLNGPDVNFKTPNADIQSPSGNINQPQMKWKLKRPDADLNADLSAPDLKVSTPKIDGDLKAPNVKLDMPKADLKGPDVDVHTPDLDIDAPSGKINWPHLKWKKPKFHGSKEELDFDANINTPDVDLSVPKVEGELNAPKLDINLPKADIKSPEMDIESPNLDLDSPSGKINWPHLKWKKPKLHGPKADLDVDGDLNTPDLNLTAPNIKGDINVPKAELDLPKADLTGPEADLHAPDLDIDTSGKIKWPHQKWKKSKLHGPRADVDANLNPPDVNLSAPKIDGEIGSPDLDMRLPKVDANVKTPDADISGPSGKIKWPTFKKPKMSASRPKVDGPDVDLNADVSAPDLNLSAPKIDGELNTPDVNLKVPKADLDGPEINTGKPKWFTFKKPKFGTLKAPKADIDADVKVPDVDLKGPEVDLNAPDVNLSAPKIDGGLDANFNTDVSAPNLNLSAPKIDGELNTPDVNLKVPKADLDGPEINVEKPKWFTFKKPKFGTLKAPKADIDADVKVPDVDLKGPEVDLNAPDVNLSAPTIDGKVKTPGLNMTTPDIKGPNVELNGPDLDLDPFDAKMKSPKFKFPNLKGPKVKEPDLDANIKVPDVNASLDGVNLKAPKFEGGLDAPDLDINLPKANADIKTPELDAPSEKLKLPKFKMPKFDLSGPKVKGPDLDVDADLNTPGLDLSLPDVDAKLPKANLTTPDVKLDAPDLDLSVPKIEGDLSKPYLDLNTNLKKDVNLSAPKTNMVLPNISASTQKLKTPDLNVNLPTADVKAPGLDLPNGDLSWSSPKVNGNLSAPKLNASFPKADLKAPDGQLKSPDLDLDPHLGDFKMPHFKVPALDLSVPNGDVSSLHASGEAGIKAPKIKTDANISVPAAELNAPKLEGAAQGPNIDVAAPDVDGNFKLPKFGFLGSKQKPEEVTASADLEDDDDAEINVPTFKLHRMPRRSIDGLQDTADIFDLAKLGIEEKDLLVSKGIRLPILNTTAKPGNKIDIMERLKLAKEKAANSPCLDVSASVEGGDSSMVRGGTFKIEKPKSSLGLVAPEALDESKKLSQGLANMLGLNNDDPDAV; translated from the exons ATGGAAATAATG AGCGGAGAAGGCCAGAGTGCCAGTGTTTCAGGAAACCTGGCTCTGGATGGCTCCGCGAATGGACTCTCCATTAAAGGGAATGCAGATGAATCAATCGCTGCCAAAGCTGGCCTGCAAGCTG AGGAGGATATTGTTGCAGCCACCATAAATCTACACGACCTTGACCAGAATGAAGTGCATACCATCCTGGAGGCCCTGAAGCCATATGAAAACAATTTGAAGATTGTGACAAAGAAGGATTTGAATGCCAGTGCTGGACTTGGTTCCTTGGGATTGGGGCTCAAAGACTCTGCAGGG ATGCTACACAAGGACTTCTCACTGGATTCATCAGCCGGGGCACCGACTGTTTCCCTTAATGGCTTAAGTGGAGATCTAGACGCTGAACATGGCCTTGGTGGTAGAATAAGAGCCCCCACTATCAATGGAGACGTTCCAAATCTCAGCCTAAATAAACCTTCAGCTGGTGCTAAAGTAACAATGCCCTCCACAGGACTGACAGGGCCAGGAATGAATGCAGATATAGGTGGCAGTCTTCAAGCACCCAATGCCAGTGTCTCAACCCCACagataaaaacaccaaatgcTTCCCTTGACATTGAGAAACCATCCCTAAAAGGACACAAATACAATGCACCAAAATTTAGTATGCCACATTTTAATCTGCCTTCgattaaaacaccaaaaacagaaatggactTATCTGGAGATGTAGCTGTCCCTTCTGTCAGTGGAAATGTAGAGGCACCAAACCTCAATCTGTCAGCACCCAAGTTAGATCTTAAAAGTCCAGATTTGGATTTGAATGGGCCAAAAATGGATTTGAATGGCCCTGATGTAAATTTCAAAACCCCAAATGCTGATATTCAGTCACCCTCAGGCAATATCAACCAACCTCAGATGAAATGGAAACTTAAAAGACCAGATGCTGACCTCAATGCTGACCTTTCAGCACCTGATCTTAAAGTCTCCACACCTAAAATTGATGGTGATTTGAAGGCACCCAATGTTAAGCTTGACATGCCAAAAGCTGATCTTAAAGGCCCAGATGTAGATGTTCATACCCCTGATCTTGACATTGATGCCCCATCTGGTAAAATTAACTGGCCtcatttaaagtggaaaaaaccAAAATTTCATGGTTCAAAAGAAGAGCTGGATTTTGATGCAAACATTAATACACCTGATGTTGATCTTTCTGTTCCAAAAGTGGAGGGTGAGCTTAATGCCCCAAAGCTTGACATTAACTTACCAAAGGCAGACATTAAAAGTCCTGAAATGGACATTGAATCCCCCAATCTTGATTTAGATTCTCCATCTGGTAAAATCAACTGGCCTcatttgaaatggaaaaaacCTAAACTTCATGGTCCAAAAGCAGACTTAGATGTAGATGGAGACctaaacacacctgatttaaatctcACAGCTCCAAACATCAAAGGTGACATTAATGTACCAAAAGCTGAACTGGATCTCCCAAAAGCTGATCTCACAGGTCCTGAGGCAGATCTTCATGCCCCAGATCTTGATATTGACACTTCAGGAAAAATCAAATGGCCTCATCAGAAGTggaaaaaatccaaacttcaTGGACCAAGGGCTGATGTGGATGCAAATTTGAATCCACCAGATGTTAATCTTTCAGCCCCCAAGATTGATG GTGAGATTGGTTCACCTGATCTTGACATGAGATTACCCAAAGTTGATGCCAATGTTAAAACACCAGATGCTGACATTTCTGGTCCGTCTGGGAAGATCAAATGGCCCACTTTTAAAAAGCCTAAGATGTCAGCCTCTAGACCTAAGGTAGATGGTCCAGATGTTGACTTAAATGCTGATGTTTCAGCCCCTGACTTGAATCTGTCAGCTCCAAAGATTGATGGTGAGCTAAACACACCAGATGTTAACTTAAAAGTACCAAAAGCAGATCTTGATGGGCCAGAAATAAATACTGGAAAACCCAAATGGTTCACCTTCAAGAAACCCAAATTTGGCACATTGAAAGCACCAAAGGCTGACATTGATGCTGATGTCAAAGTACCAGATGTAGACCTCAAAGGGCCAGAGGTGGATCTGAATGCACCAGATGTTAATCTTTCGGCACCAAAAATTGATGGTGGTCTAGATGCTAACTTCAATACTGATGTTTCAGCCCCTAACTTGAATCTGTCAGCTCCAAAGATTGATGGTGAGCTAAACACACCAGATGTTAACTTAAAAGTACCAAAAGCAGATCTTGATGGGccagaaataaatgttgaaaaacCCAAATGGTTCACCTTCAAGAAACCCAAATTTGGCACATTGAAAGCACCAAAGGCTGACATTGATGCTGATGTCAAAGTACCAGATGTAGACCTCAAAGGGCCAGAGGTGGATCTGAATGCACCAGACGTTAATCTTTCGGCACCAACAATTGATGGCAAGGTCAAGACTCCAGGCCTCAACATGACAACACCTGATATCAAAGGACCAAATGTTGAACTTAATGGTCCAGATCTTGATCTTGACCCATTTGATGCAAAGATGAAGTCACCTAAATTTAAATTTCCTAACCTAAAAGGGCCAAAAGTGAAGGAACCGGACCTAGATGCTAATATTAAAGTACCAGATGTAAATGCCAGTCTTGATGGTGTAAATCTAAAAGCACCAAAATTTGAGGGTGGTCTTGATGCACCAGACCTTGACATCAATTTACCAAAAGCTAACGCAGACATTAAAACTCCAGAACTGGATGCCCCATCTGAAAAACTTAAGCTACCCAAATTtaaaatgccaaagtttgaTCTCTCAGGACCAAAAGTAAAAGGACCTGATCTTGATGTGGATGCTGACCTGAACACTCCAGGGCTAGATCTGTCTCTTCCAGATGTAGATGCAAAGCTGCCCAAAGCAAATCTTACAACGCCTGATGTGAAGCTTGACGCACCAGATCTAGATCTATCAGTTCCCAAAATTGAAGGAGATCTCAGTAAACCATATCTGGATTTAAACACCAATCTGAAAAAAGATGTTAATCTTTCAGCCCCCAAAACTAACATGGTCTTACCAAATATCAGTGCTTCCACTCAAAAGCTTAAAACTCCAGACTTAAATGTTAACTTGCCTACAGCTGATGTAAAGGCACCTGGTTTGGATCTACCAAATGGCGATCTTAGCTGGTCTTCACCAAAAGTTAATGGAAACCTCTCAGCACCAAAGTTAAATGCCAGTTTCCCAAAAGCTGACCTGAAGGCACCCGATGGGCAGTTAAAGTCACCAGATCTAGATTTAGATCCCCACCTTGGCGACTTTAAAATGCCTCACTTCAAGGTCCCAGCACTCGATCTTTCAGTTCCTAATGGAGATGTTTCCAGCCTTCATGCCTCAGGTGAAGCTGGAATCAAGGCACCCAAAATCAAAACTGATGCCAACATTTctgttcctgcagcagaactgaATGCACCAAAGTTAGAGGGAGCTGCCCAAGGACCCAACATTGACGTTGCAGCTCCAGATGTAGATGGCAATTTCAAGTTGCCGAAATTCGGCTTTTTAGGGTCCAAACAGAAACCGGAAGAGGTTACTGCGAGTGCAGATCTTGAGGACGACGATGATGCCGAGATAAATGTCCCAACATTCAAATTGCATAGAATGCCCAGACGCTCCATTGATGGCCTTCAAGACACCGCTGATATTTTTGACTTGGCAAAACTTGGCATTGAGGAAAAGGATTTACTTGTCAGCAAAGGGATCCGACTACCAATACTTAATACAACTGCAAAACCAGGGAACAAGATTGACATCATGGAGAGATTGAAATTGGCAAAGGAAAAAGCAGCTAATTCCCCATGCTTGGATGTCAGTGCCTCTGTAGAAGGAGGAGATTCCTCTATGGTCAGAGGAGGAACTTTCAAAATAGAGAAGCCAAAGTCGTCACTGGGCCTCGTAGCTCCAGAAGCTTTAGATGAAAGTAAGAAACTGTCCCAGGGTCTCGCCAACATGCTTGGTCTTAACAACGATGATCCAGATGCTGTCTGA